Sequence from the Parvicella tangerina genome:
ACTGACTATAAACGACCTGAAAATTATGAGTATGGCAAGGAAATCGTCTTTGGACCCGAAAAGAATTTTGGGGCAGAGCTGAACTATGAACTTCCGTCAGACGACCCGGAAGTGAATTATTTTCTAGAGTTCCTCTACTCCAAAAAACGTTTGGACAACATTCCATTTAACGAGGTTTATTTAGTATCTGAAGCAAAAGACCAGGAGGGTAATCTGGTTGAATACCGCACTTACTTTTTATACGATATTAGAAGTGAAGCCTATCAAAAGTTCAAACCACTTTCATTAGAAATCCAACTCAAGAAAAAAGATATCGATCACTACAAATTCTATGTTTGGAACAAGGCTGGAAGGGAATTTATTCTTAAGGATATAGAATATAGAATTCATTGGATTAAACCCTAATCCTCTAAAGAAAAGCCAACACCGTGAATGTTTTTAATAGCAATCGACTCATCTGACTTCAGGTACTTTCGAAGCTTTGTGATAAAGACATCCAGACTTCTGCCGTTAAAGTAGCTATCATCCCCCCAAACCATGTTCAAGATCAATTCTCGCTCCACCACCTTTCCTTTTTGCTCAGTAAGGATTTTTAGAATCTCCGCCTCCTTTTTGGTCAGCTTCTTTTGTTCTCCATCAATTTCAAGCGTATAATTCTGCACGTTGAATTGGTACTTCCCCAATTGATGTATATCCTTGCTTTTCACCAGACCACCCGATCTTTTTAGCAAAGCCTCAATTCTGAGTAACAATTCATCCATAGAAAACGGTTTAGTGATATAATCGTCTGCACCAGCTTTAAACCCCTTTATCTTATCTTCCGTTTGCGACTTTGCAGTCAAAAAAATAATCGGCATCTCAGGATTCACCTTTCGAACATCTTCAGCTAGGCTAAAGCCATCTTTTTTGGGTAACATCACATCAAACAAGCACAACTGGTAAGCCTCTTCATTAAATGCATTCAATCCTTCTTTACCATCTTGACTCAAATGCACCTTATAACCAGCTTGTTTCAGGTTATCTTGAATTACAAATCCAAGGTTCAAATCATCTTCTACAAGTAGTATTTTGATTTCTTTATCCATATCGATCAGGTGTTTTGATTTAGTATCACTCGAAATGTTGACCCCACTCCAAGTTCACTTTCAACTTCTATCTTTCCTTGATGTGCATTAACAATCTCTTTCACATAATACAACCCCAAACCAAAACCTTTCACGTCATGCACACTTCCCGTTGGAACGCGATAAAACTTTTCAAATATTTGCTTGGTTTGATCTGGAGACATTCCCTTCCCTTTATCCTCAAACTCAATCACTAGGCGTCCATCTTTATTGTACGTTCTGACCTTTATTTCTGGCATACCCTTCGAGTACTTGGTAGCGTTATCCAATAAGTTATGAATAACATTAGAAAGATGTACTTTATCCCCATAGACCTGGTCACTTTTAGCATCCAATTCCATCTCAATCGAGCCCTGTTTTTGTTTAACTACGAGTTCGAATGACTCCATACATTTCTCAATTAATCCATGAATTGCGATAGCTTCTTTTTTCAACTGAATCTTGTCTTTTTCCAATTTAGCCAACTGCAAAACACGCTCAACCTGAGATTCTAATCTAGCGTTTTCAGCATAAATAATCGATGCATACTGTCTGATTCTATCAAGCTCAGTTGATTCGTCTACCTTTCTAAGAACATCACTACTCAATGCAATCGTGCTGATAGGTGTCTTTAATTCATGCGTCATATTATTGATAAAATCTGTCTTCACCTCCGAAAGTCTCTTTTGTTTCAGAATCGTAAATATAGACACTGCGAACACCAATAAAATAACACCAATCAAAAGCGTTGACCAGATTAAGCCGCTTGACAGTTGATCCTTCTCATCAATCACCACATCTACCCTATCTGGAAAATAAACACCAAAGTAGTGCCCATCATGATTCCACTTTTGCTGAGGAGCAGAAGACTCTTTAGATACTACCTCACCTTCACTCAAGTCTACATATTTGTCAAAAATAATACTATCCGTGAAGCAGTCATAAATACCATATTCAAAAGGCTCTGTAATATTATATTGCGCAAACTTCTCAACCAACAAGTTCTGTAACACTGTTGGGTTTAGCGTATCGTAAAAACTAACCACAAAGTAATTCTCAGTAATCTGCTGAACAGGCTCTAAGTACAATCCTGAAGCCTCCGTATTCAAAGAGATCAGTTCATCCCTTACACCTACTAACGCCAGTGTTACCTGATTATCGAACTGCGACCGCTCCATTTCAGCATTCTTTTTCTGAATAGAAATCGTCTTTTCTTGAATATCTACAGAGGATTCCACCCAGAAATACTGGTTCACAACCATAGCTAATACCGCCAGGATGGAAAAAAAGATGATTAAACGGATATTCTTTGCTTTCATAGAAAGAGTTAGACAACATCGAAAATAAACAATTTGCTGATAAGCCTTTCACAAATAACAATTGATTAACAAATTGTAAACGAGCTTGGCTACAGAACAAAGAATTTTCTAAATTTGATTCAGAAAATAATAAAAGCATGAAAAAATTAGGATTACTATCAGGACTTATGTTAGCAGCAACGTTAACAATGTCTGCTCAAACAACTTCTGCAACAACTGAAACCAAAGAGACGAAAGTTGAGAAAAAATCATGTTGTAAAAAAGGAGAAGCACAAGGAAAGAAATGTTGTGCAAAGAAAAAATCATGTCATAAGTCCACGGCTAAAAAAGAAGAGGAGACTTCACAACCGGCTGAAAAGAAATAACTGGCTTGATTATAGAAGAATTAAAGGTTTGCCACTTCAGGCAGACCTTTTTTATTGATCAAATTTTCCTGTTTTAGGAATTACGCCCATTTTCTCCCCAAAAAAATCTGCAAAATCTCTCAAGGCATCCGCCATTCCATCCTCATCTGTACTTCTTTGAAGAGTATCTGCCATTGAAACGAACGTTTGAAAGAAAAACTTCTTCATCTCATCAATTGACATTTCTTTGGTCCACAAATCGATCTTCATGGTGTTTGCTTCATCTTTATCCCAAATGGACAACAAGAAAGCTTTCGCATCTTTAAAGTCTTCTTCGCTTCCAGAGGCTTTCCACTTGATTCCCTCTGGGATTTTATTCTCATCTAATTCAATTCCTAATTTAATCTCTTCCATAATGTTAATCTCTATCTCCCTGGCTATAGGATTTTAAAATCACCTTCGGGCCAATTGGTTTGAGTAATTCCAATACACTTACTTCATTTTGTTCCACATAGTCCCTCACGATCTGCCATCCTAACCATACCCCAACCCTACCTGGAGATTCATGAGGCATACCTTTTGTGAAGGGTCCTTCTGAAACATACTGCAATATTACCGCTTTATCTTTAGAGTAAAGCACTTTCTCGTCCACTATCGTTTTCCAAATATTCTGCTCGTGAAACTTACACCATTCCATTTGCTCTTTTGAGCAACCGAATTTTACATAATCTTCTTCAAAAGGCATCATTGCATCTAGTAGATACATCACTTTACCCAAGGTAATGATGGAAGACAGAAAATCTTCACCATCATGTAGGTGATCAAAAAAACGATTCATCAACCATGCTTTCATAACATCAGCCACCAGGTATTTTGAATCCATTTTATCCTTCAGGTATTGCGGAAAAATATCGCTAGGTAAAGATTTGACCAGTTCATGATTGGATCCCAGATACATATCCAACCCTATTCCGATTCGATCTTGGTAAGGAAAAACATTTGCATTGAAGTTACTGTAAAAAGTAACCAAATCTGGAACCAGACTATCCGGAAAGTAATATTTGTAATACTTGAACGACTCTTCTATTTTCTGTTCATAAACAGAAAAATCAGCAAACTTCGACTCTATATCCTCATAAATTGCTCTCATATCAGGATGATTCACAAAACTTTCAAGTGAAGCAGCGGCATGTGGATTAGTGGGAGGCACCTCCCCCAACATATCAATCAAAAATGCCTCATATAACATCCCGTACTTCTGCCAAAGTTCCTGATTGAGTTGTGAAAAACCCTTTTTCGTGTTAAAAACCTCTTCTTCCATCCGATCAACCTTCATGTCAATTTCGATTCCACTTACATCCACATCAAGTGGGTTTGAATCACATGAAAACAATGTTAAAAGAATCGAAAGGGCGATTAAACCATTAACGAGTCGATTAGAATAGGTTTGAATTGGTTTTATCATAAAGCACTTTAGTTACGCAAAATTATCATAAATTTGCAACCCAAATGGTCTTCCATTGAAGCTATTAACAAATTTGATAATGATGAAAAAATTAATTTTACTTGCAGCGATCCTGTTTGGTGTATCAAGTATAACGAAAGCTCAGGTTTCCGTAACAGAAGAGAATGACATTAAGAACTTCAGGTTTGGTCTTAAAGGAGGTATGTCTTTTGACTGGATGAACATTGATAACGACAAAAAGTTCCAGTCTGGAGGTGTTGGTGTAGGATACCACTGGGGACTTCAGTTAGAATTCAGGCTGAATAAAACGCTAAGTTTTGTAAGCGGTTTATCGTTGACCACCAACTCCCTAAAACTTAATTACACTGGAGCAAGTTCAGCTGACACAGTGCTTTACATTTTGGATAGAGATGAGAACTTTGTTGATTTTGGTAGTGACACTTCAACCGTTTTCTCGAACATGCTAGAGTCAACTAATAATGTTTATTGGCTAAAGCAAAGAGCGATCAAGGCGAACTATGTAAACATTCCAATTGCTCTTAAAATGAAGACTAAAGAAATTGGCTACTTCACCTACTTTGGTCAATTCGGTTTGAATGTTGGAATAAGAACAGGGGCTAAAACAAATGATGTAGTTCAAAAAATCACCTTTGACGAGGATTCTTTGGTAAGTACAAATTCTT
This genomic interval carries:
- a CDS encoding response regulator transcription factor is translated as MDKEIKILLVEDDLNLGFVIQDNLKQAGYKVHLSQDGKEGLNAFNEEAYQLCLFDVMLPKKDGFSLAEDVRKVNPEMPIIFLTAKSQTEDKIKGFKAGADDYITKPFSMDELLLRIEALLKRSGGLVKSKDIHQLGKYQFNVQNYTLEIDGEQKKLTKKEAEILKILTEQKGKVVERELILNMVWGDDSYFNGRSLDVFITKLRKYLKSDESIAIKNIHGVGFSLED
- a CDS encoding sensor histidine kinase; protein product: MKAKNIRLIIFFSILAVLAMVVNQYFWVESSVDIQEKTISIQKKNAEMERSQFDNQVTLALVGVRDELISLNTEASGLYLEPVQQITENYFVVSFYDTLNPTVLQNLLVEKFAQYNITEPFEYGIYDCFTDSIIFDKYVDLSEGEVVSKESSAPQQKWNHDGHYFGVYFPDRVDVVIDEKDQLSSGLIWSTLLIGVILLVFAVSIFTILKQKRLSEVKTDFINNMTHELKTPISTIALSSDVLRKVDESTELDRIRQYASIIYAENARLESQVERVLQLAKLEKDKIQLKKEAIAIHGLIEKCMESFELVVKQKQGSIEMELDAKSDQVYGDKVHLSNVIHNLLDNATKYSKGMPEIKVRTYNKDGRLVIEFEDKGKGMSPDQTKQIFEKFYRVPTGSVHDVKGFGLGLYYVKEIVNAHQGKIEVESELGVGSTFRVILNQNT
- the gldC gene encoding gliding motility protein GldC; its protein translation is MEEIKLGIELDENKIPEGIKWKASGSEEDFKDAKAFLLSIWDKDEANTMKIDLWTKEMSIDEMKKFFFQTFVSMADTLQRSTDEDGMADALRDFADFFGEKMGVIPKTGKFDQ
- the gldB gene encoding gliding motility lipoprotein GldB, which translates into the protein MIKPIQTYSNRLVNGLIALSILLTLFSCDSNPLDVDVSGIEIDMKVDRMEEEVFNTKKGFSQLNQELWQKYGMLYEAFLIDMLGEVPPTNPHAAASLESFVNHPDMRAIYEDIESKFADFSVYEQKIEESFKYYKYYFPDSLVPDLVTFYSNFNANVFPYQDRIGIGLDMYLGSNHELVKSLPSDIFPQYLKDKMDSKYLVADVMKAWLMNRFFDHLHDGEDFLSSIITLGKVMYLLDAMMPFEEDYVKFGCSKEQMEWCKFHEQNIWKTIVDEKVLYSKDKAVILQYVSEGPFTKGMPHESPGRVGVWLGWQIVRDYVEQNEVSVLELLKPIGPKVILKSYSQGDRD
- a CDS encoding PorT family protein, with translation MKKLILLAAILFGVSSITKAQVSVTEENDIKNFRFGLKGGMSFDWMNIDNDKKFQSGGVGVGYHWGLQLEFRLNKTLSFVSGLSLTTNSLKLNYTGASSADTVLYILDRDENFVDFGSDTSTVFSNMLESTNNVYWLKQRAIKANYVNIPIALKMKTKEIGYFTYFGQFGLNVGIRTGAKTNDVVQKITFDEDSLVSTNSFYGANTNINTEDIDLEKLDVTSGVQPVRLGLRIGGGAEYNFSGSTSMYFEVNYNHYFTNGLRKESKETYLNAFDYVEKSFENVGAKAIPGSVSLTVGVLF